Proteins from one Leptospira johnsonii genomic window:
- a CDS encoding TPM domain-containing protein: protein MRRLLFLPILLFCSGIFADQIPIPKLTHRVTDLTSTLNEEEVSNLENKLKDFEKRKGSQVVLVIIPTTGEETIEQYSIRLAEDWKIGRKTIADGVIFLVAKDDRKMRFEIGRGLEGAIPDVISKRIQLEYVRPLFKEGKYYEGIDQGIDKILGLIDGEPLPEPSSTSYESNAAPEEDQFGLYIAALVVIGIAVGFIFKKLFSLLQAGVATYAGYWVGGLLGFSLEVMLPLLVIFFILLCIIYIAAKNPGSGGGGWSGGSWSSYSSSDSGWSSSSSGDSFSGGGGDFSGGGSSSDW from the coding sequence ATGAGAAGACTGCTCTTTCTTCCAATTTTACTATTCTGTTCCGGGATTTTCGCGGACCAGATCCCTATTCCCAAATTGACGCACAGGGTCACAGACCTGACTTCCACATTAAACGAAGAAGAAGTTTCCAATTTGGAAAATAAACTAAAGGACTTCGAAAAACGAAAAGGAAGCCAAGTGGTCTTGGTCATTATCCCAACGACTGGAGAAGAGACCATAGAACAGTATTCCATACGTCTTGCAGAAGATTGGAAAATAGGAAGAAAGACCATAGCAGACGGAGTCATTTTCCTAGTCGCAAAAGACGATCGTAAAATGCGTTTCGAGATCGGAAGAGGATTAGAAGGAGCCATCCCAGACGTAATAAGTAAAAGGATACAGCTGGAATACGTTAGACCCTTATTCAAAGAAGGTAAGTATTACGAAGGGATTGATCAAGGGATAGATAAAATCCTAGGCCTTATAGACGGGGAACCTTTGCCGGAACCGAGTTCTACTAGCTACGAGTCAAACGCAGCGCCAGAAGAGGATCAATTCGGACTTTATATTGCCGCATTGGTCGTCATAGGGATTGCAGTAGGGTTCATATTTAAGAAATTATTCAGCCTGCTACAAGCGGGAGTTGCTACTTACGCCGGGTACTGGGTGGGCGGATTATTAGGTTTTTCTTTAGAAGTAATGCTTCCACTTTTGGTGATCTTCTTTATACTTCTCTGTATAATATACATTGCGGCCAAGAATCCAGGTTCTGGCGGAGGGGGATGGTCCGGAGGTTCTTGGAGTTCCTATAGCTCCAGCGATTCAGGTTGGAGTTCCTCATCTTCCGGTGATTCTTTCAGCGGTGGTGGAGGAGATTTCAGTGGAGGGGGATCCTCTTCGGATTGGTAA
- a CDS encoding SufE family protein translates to MPTLEEAQKEIIAEFSEAADWEERYQMLIEIGDELPVLPPELKTEDRLVPGCQSRVWVVPEEKEGKLFIQADSDSAITKGMIALLLRVFSGRTREEIKLASLEFLKEIGLDKHLSMSRRNGLYSMVNKIRSF, encoded by the coding sequence ATGCCAACTCTGGAAGAAGCTCAAAAAGAAATTATCGCCGAGTTCTCGGAGGCGGCAGACTGGGAAGAAAGATACCAGATGCTGATCGAGATCGGAGACGAGCTTCCTGTTTTGCCTCCCGAATTAAAAACGGAAGATAGATTGGTCCCAGGTTGTCAGTCCAGAGTTTGGGTTGTTCCCGAAGAAAAAGAAGGCAAATTATTTATCCAAGCGGACAGCGATTCCGCGATCACAAAAGGAATGATAGCTTTGCTTTTGCGAGTTTTTTCGGGCAGAACAAGAGAAGAGATCAAGTTGGCTTCCCTGGAATTTTTAAAAGAGATCGGCCTGGACAAACATCTTTCCATGAGCCGCCGTAACGGCCTCTATTCCATGGTAAACAAGATTAGAAGTTTCTAA
- a CDS encoding LemA family protein: protein MSQGDFFRIRKSFLIGFAGLILFFTNSCGYNTIQVQDEQVKAAWSEVINMYQRRADLIPNLVNTVKGYAAQEKEVLIEVTRARASVGSVQATPEILNNPELFAKFNQAQGQMTSALSRLMVVVEKYPDLKSDKSFIGLQAQLEGTENRIAVARNRYITSVQEYNITVRTFPNVITAKIFGYDVKPNFSVENEKEISKPPQVQF from the coding sequence ATGTCCCAAGGCGATTTTTTTCGGATCCGTAAAAGTTTTCTGATCGGTTTTGCCGGTCTGATCCTGTTTTTCACGAATTCATGCGGTTATAACACGATCCAAGTCCAAGACGAACAGGTAAAGGCTGCCTGGTCAGAAGTAATCAATATGTACCAGAGAAGAGCGGACCTAATCCCAAACCTGGTTAACACAGTCAAAGGATACGCTGCACAAGAAAAAGAAGTGTTAATCGAAGTAACCAGGGCTAGAGCCAGCGTAGGTTCCGTCCAGGCTACACCTGAAATATTAAATAATCCTGAACTGTTTGCAAAATTCAATCAGGCGCAAGGACAAATGACCTCTGCGCTTTCCAGATTGATGGTGGTAGTAGAAAAATATCCGGACCTAAAATCCGACAAAAGTTTTATCGGACTACAAGCTCAGTTAGAAGGTACTGAAAACAGGATCGCTGTCGCAAGAAACCGTTATATCACTTCTGTCCAAGAATACAATATTACAGTCAGGACGTTTCCAAACGTGATCACCGCTAAAATTTTCGGCTACGACGTAAAACCGAATTTCAGCGTAGAAAACGAAAAAGAAATTTCTAAACCTCCTCAAGTCCAATTTTAA
- a CDS encoding jacalin-like lectin, translating to MKIEQGKKGLPLLVGILWFLFNCNGDKVINTESLLGLIQKPDQAKMGANYSDFAVINTVNGTGTFSLLTYNVAGLLEPFSSSNPSENTPYMGPLMTPFDLIQVQEDFNYHASLYANDVHPYRSATSGGMGIGDGLNTLSYFPFSDFQRVDWNACNGTDCLTPKGFTLARHKVAPGVFLDVYNLHTNASTEEADLAARRSNILQILNFIESNSSGNAVIVMGDTNTRYTRSGDNIREFINHGFTDVWIQLIRGGSYPTQGADALTDCEGHRTSPGCEVVDKIFYRGNSYISLSPSSYLLEDARFVHPVTGVPLSDHYAVSSTFNYSLLQNLLFSDAFGGPHGTAFNDVNSLPSSPSASKISLRSGSRVDAVSLQLTNGTVLSHGGTGGSLQTLSLGTGEYLDQVKLCSAQKSGHTRIFYAQFRTNLARFLTGGSTTSSCVTYSAPNGWGIVGFHGRSGDEIDQLGVIFAPAL from the coding sequence ATGAAAATCGAACAAGGCAAAAAGGGACTTCCCCTTTTGGTAGGGATCTTATGGTTCCTATTCAATTGCAACGGGGATAAGGTCATAAATACGGAAAGTTTACTCGGACTGATCCAGAAACCGGACCAAGCGAAAATGGGTGCTAATTATTCGGACTTCGCAGTCATCAATACTGTAAACGGGACCGGAACATTTTCCCTACTCACTTACAATGTGGCCGGACTACTGGAACCTTTTTCCAGCTCGAACCCGAGTGAGAACACTCCCTATATGGGACCTTTGATGACCCCATTCGATCTGATCCAAGTCCAGGAAGATTTTAATTACCATGCGAGTTTGTATGCCAACGATGTACATCCTTACAGATCTGCTACAAGTGGAGGGATGGGCATAGGAGACGGTCTAAATACATTGTCATATTTTCCATTTTCGGATTTCCAAAGAGTGGATTGGAATGCTTGCAACGGAACGGATTGTTTAACTCCTAAGGGATTTACTTTGGCAAGGCATAAGGTTGCACCCGGAGTATTTTTAGACGTGTATAACTTGCATACGAACGCAAGTACAGAAGAAGCGGATCTAGCCGCAAGAAGATCCAATATATTGCAAATATTGAATTTTATAGAATCTAATTCTTCTGGAAACGCAGTGATCGTAATGGGAGATACGAATACAAGATATACTAGATCCGGAGATAATATCCGAGAATTTATAAATCATGGATTTACGGATGTTTGGATCCAGCTGATCCGTGGAGGATCCTATCCTACACAGGGAGCTGATGCTTTGACGGACTGCGAGGGGCATCGAACAAGCCCTGGCTGTGAGGTAGTGGATAAAATATTCTACCGTGGGAATTCCTATATTTCCTTATCTCCTAGTTCTTATCTGCTCGAAGATGCGAGATTTGTACATCCTGTAACAGGAGTCCCTCTTTCGGACCATTATGCTGTTTCTTCCACATTCAATTATTCTCTTTTGCAGAATCTATTGTTTAGCGATGCATTCGGTGGGCCGCATGGAACCGCTTTCAACGACGTGAATTCTTTACCTTCTTCTCCATCCGCATCTAAAATAAGTTTAAGATCCGGATCCAGAGTGGATGCAGTCTCTTTACAATTAACAAATGGAACTGTCTTAAGCCACGGAGGCACAGGGGGAAGTTTGCAAACTTTGAGCCTGGGAACGGGAGAATACTTAGACCAAGTAAAACTTTGTAGTGCGCAAAAAAGTGGACATACTCGGATTTTTTATGCACAATTTCGCACAAACCTAGCTAGGTTTCTCACAGGAGGCTCGACCACTTCCAGTTGTGTCACATACTCCGCTCCTAACGGCTGGGGAATCGTAGGATTCCATGGAAGAAGCGGGGATGAAATAGACCAATTAGGTGTGATCTTTGCTCCGGCTCTATAA
- a CDS encoding DUF4349 domain-containing protein produces MFRFLTSILIVSFLFVCKAENSQKQSEELSDLRSRSAAAPMPSADEQPMQEAEKKLSGKAGEREEAPEDQIKTFATPKIGNLKIGRLLEYKVDLNFETKDFIAARKFLLELSSKYGFVQSESLQNWGGDTEPSMTAVIHVKSSDLYQVLMELEKVGTLTSENIQVEDHTENYTLEQIHSRREKIRIARRTELGARSTPKNAAEIEELLGQSEDSADSAEFEKWKILDRVNWAKISIHMYGPKKPKAVEVPSFGDAFIDLASLGLKLILSLIYIIPLALIAAGIFNLIKYLKNRLK; encoded by the coding sequence ATGTTTCGCTTTCTAACTTCAATCTTAATCGTATCTTTTCTTTTCGTCTGCAAGGCCGAAAATTCCCAAAAACAATCTGAAGAACTTTCAGACTTACGTTCTAGATCCGCGGCGGCTCCCATGCCTTCTGCGGACGAACAACCGATGCAAGAGGCCGAAAAAAAACTTAGCGGCAAGGCTGGTGAAAGGGAGGAAGCACCGGAGGACCAGATCAAAACCTTTGCGACTCCTAAGATCGGCAACCTAAAGATAGGTAGGCTTTTAGAATATAAGGTAGATCTAAATTTCGAGACAAAGGATTTTATCGCGGCTCGAAAATTCCTATTAGAACTCTCCAGCAAGTATGGATTCGTGCAGAGTGAAAGTCTTCAGAACTGGGGAGGGGATACCGAACCAAGCATGACTGCCGTTATTCATGTAAAGTCTTCCGATCTATACCAAGTTTTGATGGAATTAGAGAAGGTCGGCACACTCACTTCTGAAAATATCCAAGTAGAAGATCATACTGAAAATTATACATTAGAACAGATCCATTCCAGAAGGGAGAAGATCAGGATCGCTAGAAGAACGGAACTAGGCGCAAGATCTACTCCTAAAAACGCGGCAGAGATCGAAGAATTATTAGGGCAATCTGAAGATTCTGCGGACTCCGCTGAATTCGAAAAATGGAAAATTCTGGATAGAGTTAATTGGGCGAAGATCAGCATTCATATGTACGGTCCTAAAAAACCAAAAGCAGTAGAAGTTCCTAGTTTCGGAGATGCGTTTATCGATCTAGCAAGTCTTGGATTAAAACTGATACTTTCTTTGATCTATATTATTCCTCTGGCTTTGATCGCAGCAGGGATTTTCAATCTGATTAAATATCTGAAGAATCGTCTAAAATAA
- a CDS encoding TPM domain-containing protein: MSKNPSLTERLIRNIFAGFLDLFRIGNGPLSGFTLLRKYFSPKDLREITSAVASSEKTHRGELKVAIETKIPLFQIFSGKTARDRALEMFSFLKVWDTEENTGVLIYILLSEKKIVTLADRGIYKKIGQEKLNLISSKIGEGFRSKAPKDAILTGIKELTEELSKYFPAGKKNPNEISNEPYIS, encoded by the coding sequence ATGAGCAAAAATCCTTCTTTAACCGAAAGACTGATACGCAATATTTTTGCGGGTTTCCTGGACCTATTTAGGATAGGGAACGGACCTTTATCAGGTTTTACTTTATTAAGAAAATATTTTAGTCCAAAAGATCTGAGAGAGATCACATCCGCAGTTGCAAGTTCCGAAAAAACCCATAGAGGGGAATTAAAGGTAGCGATCGAAACAAAGATCCCCCTATTCCAGATATTCTCAGGCAAAACAGCAAGAGACAGAGCGTTAGAAATGTTCTCTTTCTTAAAAGTTTGGGATACGGAAGAAAATACGGGAGTACTGATCTATATTCTTCTTTCCGAAAAGAAGATCGTGACCTTGGCAGATCGCGGGATCTACAAAAAGATAGGACAGGAAAAATTGAATTTGATCTCGTCAAAAATAGGAGAAGGTTTTAGATCCAAAGCTCCTAAGGACGCGATACTCACGGGGATCAAAGAGCTTACGGAAGAACTAAGTAAATATTTCCCTGCCGGAAAGAAAAATCCGAACGAGATCTCAAACGAACCTTATATAAGTTAG
- a CDS encoding aldo/keto reductase has translation MNVDGIDLFLIHRPDPLMNADEVTRAFRSLKESGKVLYKTLEVLAKKKDTTLDAVLFSWHLFHPAQLVPVLGTNRPDRIRSATKAFQIQLEIEDWFRILEAGIGKRVP, from the coding sequence CTGAATGTAGATGGGATAGATCTGTTTCTGATCCATAGGCCTGATCCTCTTATGAATGCTGACGAGGTCACAAGAGCATTTCGTTCCTTGAAAGAAAGCGGCAAGGTTTTGTATAAAACATTAGAAGTCCTTGCAAAGAAGAAGGATACAACATTGGATGCGGTTTTATTCTCTTGGCATCTCTTCCATCCTGCACAATTGGTCCCAGTTTTAGGGACGAATAGGCCAGATCGTATCAGATCTGCTACCAAAGCATTTCAGATTCAGTTAGAAATAGAGGATTGGTTCCGGATTTTAGAAGCTGGAATAGGTAAAAGAGTCCCATAG